A portion of the Lolium rigidum isolate FL_2022 chromosome 1, APGP_CSIRO_Lrig_0.1, whole genome shotgun sequence genome contains these proteins:
- the LOC124683340 gene encoding uncharacterized protein LOC124683340: MASQAIEEHRAGADVHTADCEARAREFLVELGLPDGLLPLPSLVEVGYNRATGFVWLRQSQSGGLTHTFDAIGKQVWYDAEVTAFVEPGRMHGMTGVKSKEMFIWVTLCEIVISPSGTKIVFRTPAGLGRAFPVAAFQLNPPAPAGEDAKAADEGAAAAAN, encoded by the coding sequence ATGGCGTCGCAGGCGATCGAGGAGCACCGCGCGGGCGCGGACGTGCACACCGCGGACTGCGAGGCCAGGGCCCGCGAGTTCCTGGTCGAGCTCGGCCTCCCCGACGGGCTGCTCCCGCTCCCTTCCCTGGTGGAGGTCGGGTACAACCGCGCCACCGGGTTCGTGTGGCTCCGGCAGAGCCAGTCCGGCGGCCTCACCCACACCTTCGACGCCATCGGCAAGCAGGTGTGGTACGACGCCGAGGTGACGGCGTTCGTGGAGCCCGGCCGGATGCACGGCATGACCGGGGTCAAGAGCAAGGAGATGTTCATCTGGGTCACCCTCTGCGAGATCGTCATCAGCCCCTCCGGCACCAAGATCGTCTTCCGCACCCCCGCCGGGCTCGGCCGCGCCTTCCCCGTCGCCGCCTTCCAGCTCAACCCGCCCGCGCCGGCGGGCGAGGACGCCAAGGCCGCCGAcgagggcgccgccgctgccgccaactGA